Proteins encoded by one window of Bos javanicus breed banteng chromosome 22, ARS-OSU_banteng_1.0, whole genome shotgun sequence:
- the CSRNP1 gene encoding cysteine/serine-rich nuclear protein 1 isoform X1, with translation MNFTQLAVPRPQSTLATMTGLLKRKFDQLDEDLSSLCSSSSLSSLGHHSPSCSPSSSVSPAWDSDEESPWDQLPLPDRDFCGPRSFTPLSILKRAPRKRRGRVAFDGITVFYFPRCQGFTSVPSRGGCTLGMASRHSACRRFSLAEFTQEQARARQEKLRLRLKEEKLEALRWKLSETGVPKTEAGLPLTVDAIDDASVEEDLALAVAGGRLEEMTFLQPFPARKRRALLRASGVRRIDREEKRELQALRQSREDCGCRCDRVCDPETCSCSLAGIKCQMDHTAFPCGCCREGCENPKGRVEFNQARVQTHFIHTLTRLQLEQGAESLGELEAPAQGGTPSPGEQVLASAFPLAKPPVSSELGDNSCSSDMTDSSTASGTSEALDGPARLALPGPGFQPGVDDDGLARILSFSDSELGGHEEEEEDGGVGGLDNLSCFHPADIFGTGDLTGLASWTHSYSSSSLTSGILDENANLDASCFLNSGLEGLGEGSFPGPLVPASTDAGQSSSVDLSLSSCDSFELLQALPDYSLGPHYTSRKVSDSLDHLEVPHFTLPAFSPPADTSTCFLESIMGLTEPAAEALAPFVDGQLFEDTTPASLVEPVPV, from the exons ATGAATTTTACCCA GCTGGCTGTGCCCAGGCCCCAGAGCACCCTCGCCACCATGACCGGGCTGCTGAAGCGGAAGTTTGACCAGCTGGATGAGGACTTGTCCTCGCTCTGCTCGTCCTCCTCCTTGTCCTCCTTGGGCCACCACTCCCCTTCCTGCTCCCCCAGCTCCTCGGTTTCCCCGGCCTGGGACTCGGATGAGGAGAGCCCTTGGGATCAGCTGCCCTTGCCTGACCGTGACTTCTGTGGCCCCCGAAGTTTCACTC CCCTGTCCATTCTGAAGCGGGCTCCCCGGAAGCGCCGAGGCCGAGTAGCctttgatggcatcaccgtcttCTACTTCCCGCGGTGCCAGGGCTTCACCAGTGTGCCCAGCCGTGGCGGCTGCACCCTGGGTATGGCCTCCCGCCACAGTGCCTGCCGCCGCTTCTCCCTGGCTGAGTTTACCCAGGAGCAAGCCCGGGCACGGCAAGAGAAGCTGCGCCTACGCTTGAAGGAGGAGAAGCTGGAGGCGCTGAGATGGAAG CTTTCGGAGACTGGGGTGCCCAAGACGGAGGCCGGCCTGCCGCTCACTGTGGACGCCATCGATGACGCCTCTGTGGAGGAGGACTTGGCGCTGGCCGTGGCAGGCGGCCGGCTGGAGGAAATGACCTTCCTCCAGCCCTTCCCGGCCCGGAAGCGACGGGCTCTGCTGCGGGCCTCTGGTGTGCGGAGGATCGACCGAGAGGAGAAGCGAGAGCTGCAGGCCCTGCGCCAGTCCCGGGAGGACTGTGGCTGTCGCTGCGACAGAGTCTGTGATCCCGAGACCTGCAGCTGCAGCCTGGCGGGCATCAAGTGCCAG ATGGATCACACAGCGTTCCCCTGTGGTTGCTGCAGGGAGGGCTGTGAGAATCCGAAGGGCCGTGTGGAATTTAATCAGGCTCGAGTTCAGACCCATTTCATTCACACACTCACCCGCCTGCAGCTGGAGCAGGGGGCCGAGAGCCTTGGGGAGCTGGAGGCCCCAGCCCAGGGTGGCACTCCCAGCCCCGGCGAGCAGGTCTTGGCCTCTGCGTTCCCCCTAGCCAAGCCCCCTGTGAGCAGCGAACTGGGAGACAACAGCTGCAGCAGCGACATGACCGATTCGTCCACAGCCTCAGGCACCAGCGAGGCCCTGGATGGCCCTGCCCGCCTGGCCCTGCCCGGCCCTGGCTTCCAGCCTGGCGTGGATGATGATGGCCTGGCTCGTATCCTGAGCTTCAGTGACTCTGAACTAGGTGGAcacgaggaagaggaggaggatgggggTGTGGGCGGCCTGGACAATCTCAGCTGCTTCCACCCAGCTGACATCTTTGGTACTGGTGACCTCACTGGCCTGGCCAGCTGGACCCACAGCTATTCCAGTTCCAGCCTCACGTCAGGCATCCTGGATGAAAATGCCAACCTGGATGCCAGCTGCTTCCTCAATAGCGGCCTTGAAGGCTTGGGCGAGGGCAGCTTCCCTGGCCCCTTGGTGCCAGCCAGCACGGACGCCGGCCAGAGCAGCTCAGTGGACCTCAGCTTGTCCTCCTGCGACTCCTTCGAGCTGCTCCAGGCCCTGCCAGACTATAGTCTGGGGCCCCACTACACCTCCCGGAAGGTGTCTGATAGCCTGGACCACCTCGAGGTGCCCCACTTCACCTTGCCTGCCTTCTCTCCCCCTGCGGATACCAGCACTTGCTTCCTGGAGTCCATCATGGGCTTGACTGAGCCCGCTGCCGAGGCCCTGGCTCCCTTTGTGGATGGCCAGTTGTTTGAGGACACCACCCCGGCGTCGCTGGTGGAACCTGTGCCTGTGTGA
- the CSRNP1 gene encoding cysteine/serine-rich nuclear protein 1 isoform X2 produces the protein MTGLLKRKFDQLDEDLSSLCSSSSLSSLGHHSPSCSPSSSVSPAWDSDEESPWDQLPLPDRDFCGPRSFTPLSILKRAPRKRRGRVAFDGITVFYFPRCQGFTSVPSRGGCTLGMASRHSACRRFSLAEFTQEQARARQEKLRLRLKEEKLEALRWKLSETGVPKTEAGLPLTVDAIDDASVEEDLALAVAGGRLEEMTFLQPFPARKRRALLRASGVRRIDREEKRELQALRQSREDCGCRCDRVCDPETCSCSLAGIKCQMDHTAFPCGCCREGCENPKGRVEFNQARVQTHFIHTLTRLQLEQGAESLGELEAPAQGGTPSPGEQVLASAFPLAKPPVSSELGDNSCSSDMTDSSTASGTSEALDGPARLALPGPGFQPGVDDDGLARILSFSDSELGGHEEEEEDGGVGGLDNLSCFHPADIFGTGDLTGLASWTHSYSSSSLTSGILDENANLDASCFLNSGLEGLGEGSFPGPLVPASTDAGQSSSVDLSLSSCDSFELLQALPDYSLGPHYTSRKVSDSLDHLEVPHFTLPAFSPPADTSTCFLESIMGLTEPAAEALAPFVDGQLFEDTTPASLVEPVPV, from the exons ATGACCGGGCTGCTGAAGCGGAAGTTTGACCAGCTGGATGAGGACTTGTCCTCGCTCTGCTCGTCCTCCTCCTTGTCCTCCTTGGGCCACCACTCCCCTTCCTGCTCCCCCAGCTCCTCGGTTTCCCCGGCCTGGGACTCGGATGAGGAGAGCCCTTGGGATCAGCTGCCCTTGCCTGACCGTGACTTCTGTGGCCCCCGAAGTTTCACTC CCCTGTCCATTCTGAAGCGGGCTCCCCGGAAGCGCCGAGGCCGAGTAGCctttgatggcatcaccgtcttCTACTTCCCGCGGTGCCAGGGCTTCACCAGTGTGCCCAGCCGTGGCGGCTGCACCCTGGGTATGGCCTCCCGCCACAGTGCCTGCCGCCGCTTCTCCCTGGCTGAGTTTACCCAGGAGCAAGCCCGGGCACGGCAAGAGAAGCTGCGCCTACGCTTGAAGGAGGAGAAGCTGGAGGCGCTGAGATGGAAG CTTTCGGAGACTGGGGTGCCCAAGACGGAGGCCGGCCTGCCGCTCACTGTGGACGCCATCGATGACGCCTCTGTGGAGGAGGACTTGGCGCTGGCCGTGGCAGGCGGCCGGCTGGAGGAAATGACCTTCCTCCAGCCCTTCCCGGCCCGGAAGCGACGGGCTCTGCTGCGGGCCTCTGGTGTGCGGAGGATCGACCGAGAGGAGAAGCGAGAGCTGCAGGCCCTGCGCCAGTCCCGGGAGGACTGTGGCTGTCGCTGCGACAGAGTCTGTGATCCCGAGACCTGCAGCTGCAGCCTGGCGGGCATCAAGTGCCAG ATGGATCACACAGCGTTCCCCTGTGGTTGCTGCAGGGAGGGCTGTGAGAATCCGAAGGGCCGTGTGGAATTTAATCAGGCTCGAGTTCAGACCCATTTCATTCACACACTCACCCGCCTGCAGCTGGAGCAGGGGGCCGAGAGCCTTGGGGAGCTGGAGGCCCCAGCCCAGGGTGGCACTCCCAGCCCCGGCGAGCAGGTCTTGGCCTCTGCGTTCCCCCTAGCCAAGCCCCCTGTGAGCAGCGAACTGGGAGACAACAGCTGCAGCAGCGACATGACCGATTCGTCCACAGCCTCAGGCACCAGCGAGGCCCTGGATGGCCCTGCCCGCCTGGCCCTGCCCGGCCCTGGCTTCCAGCCTGGCGTGGATGATGATGGCCTGGCTCGTATCCTGAGCTTCAGTGACTCTGAACTAGGTGGAcacgaggaagaggaggaggatgggggTGTGGGCGGCCTGGACAATCTCAGCTGCTTCCACCCAGCTGACATCTTTGGTACTGGTGACCTCACTGGCCTGGCCAGCTGGACCCACAGCTATTCCAGTTCCAGCCTCACGTCAGGCATCCTGGATGAAAATGCCAACCTGGATGCCAGCTGCTTCCTCAATAGCGGCCTTGAAGGCTTGGGCGAGGGCAGCTTCCCTGGCCCCTTGGTGCCAGCCAGCACGGACGCCGGCCAGAGCAGCTCAGTGGACCTCAGCTTGTCCTCCTGCGACTCCTTCGAGCTGCTCCAGGCCCTGCCAGACTATAGTCTGGGGCCCCACTACACCTCCCGGAAGGTGTCTGATAGCCTGGACCACCTCGAGGTGCCCCACTTCACCTTGCCTGCCTTCTCTCCCCCTGCGGATACCAGCACTTGCTTCCTGGAGTCCATCATGGGCTTGACTGAGCCCGCTGCCGAGGCCCTGGCTCCCTTTGTGGATGGCCAGTTGTTTGAGGACACCACCCCGGCGTCGCTGGTGGAACCTGTGCCTGTGTGA